A window of Mangifera indica cultivar Alphonso chromosome 13, CATAS_Mindica_2.1, whole genome shotgun sequence contains these coding sequences:
- the LOC123194331 gene encoding glycerophosphocholine acyltransferase 1, with product MANTEELLEEVNASGNGDSFGMVKRRFKDRSLKVVQTREIMSKKAVQTREMLSKQAVKIAKQAEEHERFINKVTHLLGVLGFGGFCFLLGARPQDIPYVYCLFYVIFVPLRWIYYRYKKWHYYLLDFCYYANTIFLVDLLLYPRNEKFFMACFSFAEGPLAWALIVWRCSLVFNSVDKIVSVLIHLLPGLVFFTIRWWNPETFAAMRPEGASQRASWPYVEDTSYLLTWLFWVPLAAYTLWQVLYFLIVNVLRRQRLLRDPEVMTSYRELSKKAQKANNVWWRLSGLLGDQNRMFMYIAFQAIFTVATMALTVPIFLSYRLHVIFQILKVSASVWNGGSFLLEVMPRQVILKEKKKTEMQPVQSDQLDRSPVATGKHQES from the exons atggCCAACACCGAAGAGCTTTTGGAGGAGGTGAACGCTAGTGGCAATGGGGATTCATTTGGAATGGTGAAGAGGAGGTTCAAGGATCGATCTCTG aaagttGTTCAAACAAGGGAGATCATGTCGAAAAAGGCAGTTCAGACGAGAGAGATGTTGTCTAAACAGGCTGTTAAGATCGCTAAACAAGCAGAGGAACATGAAAGATTTATTAATAAG GTGACACATCTTCTGGGCGTTCTTGGGTTCGGGGGCTTTTGTTTCCTATTGGGAGCAA GGCCCCAAGATATTCCTTATGTATATTGTTTGTTCTATGTTATCTTTGTTCCTCTTCGGTGGATATATTATCGGTATAAAAAATGGCATTACTATCTTCTG GATTTTTGCTATTATGCCAATACAATCTTCTTGGTTGATCTTCTTCTCTATCCAAGAAATGAAAAGTTTTTCATGGCTTGCTTCTCATTTGCTGAG GGGCCTTTAGCGTGGGCATTGATTGTTTGGCGTTGTAGCTTGGTTTTCAATTCTGTTGACAAAATTGTTAGTGTCCTAATACATCTTTTGCCTG GGTTAGTGTTTTTCACCATTCGATGGTGGAATCCAGAAACCTTTGCTGCTATGCGTCCAGAAGGAGCATCTCAAAGGGCATCATGGCCTTATGTGGAAGACACTTCCTACCTTTTAACTTGGCTGTTTTGGGTTCCTTTAGCCGCTTACACTCTGTGGCAAGTTCTTTATTTTCTCATTGTTAATGTCCTCCGTCGACAGAGGCTTTTACGAGATCCTGAAGTCATGACTTCATACAG GGAACTGTCGAAAAAGGCACAGAAAGCAAACAATGTATGGTGGCGTTTAAGTGGTTTGCTGGGGGATCAGAATCGCATGTTCATGTACATTGCTTTCCAAGCGATTTTTACCGTGGCAACCATGGCACTCACTGTCCCCATCTTCTTGTCATACAGATTGCATGTAATATTCCAAATTCTCAAGGTTTCTGCATCTGTATGGAATGGAGGAAGCTTTTTGCTAGAAGTGATGCCTAGACAGGTGATTCtcaaggagaaaaagaaaacagagaTGCAACCAGTACAATCTGATCAACTTGATCGATCCCCTGTTGCTACAGGAAAACACCAAGAAAGTTGA